The Chitinimonas arctica region GCCGGCATCCTTGGTGGCTTGGCGCTGGCTGTCGTTGAAGTAGGCCGGCACGGTGATGACGGCTTCGGTCACTTCCTCGCCCAGGTAGTCCTCGGCGGTCTTCTTCATCTTGCGCAGCACTTCGGCGCTGATCTGCGGCGGGGCCATCTTCTTGCCGCGCACTTCCACCCAGGCGTCGCCGTTGTCGGCCTTGGCAATGGCGTAAGGCATCAGGTCGATGTCCTTCTGCACTTCCTTCTCGTCGAACTTGCGGCCGATCAAACGCTTGACGGCGTACAGCGTGTTCTTCGGATTGGTGACGGCCTGGCGCTTGGCCGGCGCGCCGACCAGGATCTCGTCGTCATTGGTATAGGCGATGATGGAAGGCGTGGTGCGTGCACCTTCCGCGTTTTCGATCACCTTGACGTTGCCGCCTTCGAGCACGGCGACACAGCTATTGGTAGTACCCAGGTCAATGCCAATGATCTTGCCCATGATGTCTTCCTTCGTATCCAGTAGAGCCGGCAAAGCCGGCGCGATAAATTAGTTTGCCGGTAGTACGGAGAGCACTCCGTGCCGCGGCGTCGATTCGTTCGGGAACTTTTCCGAAGCGGAAGCGTCGCCGCCCTACCCTTACCAGCTAAGTGGGGTTACGCGTGCAGGCTTTCAAGGCCCTTCGCAGTCAACCCTCGCTCTTCGCCTTGGCCACCACCACCATGGCGGGACGCAATACCCGCTCGGCCAGCAGATAGCCCTTCTGCATCACGCTGACCACCGAATTGGGTTCGGCCTCGGCTTCCACCGCGCTCATGGCCTGGTGCTTGTGCGGGTCCAGTTTTTCACCGGGCGCGGGATCAATTTCCTTGATCTGGAACTTGTCGAAGGCGCCGGTGAGATTGCGCAGGGTCATATCCACGCCCATCTTGATATTCTCGACGGACGAGTTGTCCTTCAGGGCCATCTCCAGGCAGTCCTTGACCACCAGCAGTTCGCCGGCGAACTTGGCCACCGCGTATTTGTGCGCTGCGGCAACATCGTCCTGGGCACGGCGGCGGATATTTTCCCCCTCGGCCTTGGCATATAGCAGCCCGCTTTGCAGCTCGGCCAGCTTGGCTTCCAGGGCAACGACCTGGGCTTCCAGGCTTTCAGCCGCCACGGGCTGCTCCTGCTCCACCGGCGCCGCGCTTTGCTCAAGCGTTTGATCCAGTTGATTTTCCGTTTGGTTTTCGTGTTGCATGGGTCGGTCTCCTGAAGCGATAGCCCACAAGATGGAGATGGTTATTGGCATTTCAAGGGCGCGAAGACGGGCAAATGCCACGCCGGCCACCCCACCTTGCCGAACAATTGCCGCAAATCCTGTGCCCGATCCAGCTTCCCTCACCACTGCCCATCAGTGAGCATGTACCCACACCGGTAAAAATCATTT contains the following coding sequences:
- the grpE gene encoding nucleotide exchange factor GrpE; amino-acid sequence: MQHENQTENQLDQTLEQSAAPVEQEQPVAAESLEAQVVALEAKLAELQSGLLYAKAEGENIRRRAQDDVAAAHKYAVAKFAGELLVVKDCLEMALKDNSSVENIKMGVDMTLRNLTGAFDKFQIKEIDPAPGEKLDPHKHQAMSAVEAEAEPNSVVSVMQKGYLLAERVLRPAMVVVAKAKSEG